In one Rhinopithecus roxellana isolate Shanxi Qingling chromosome 1, ASM756505v1, whole genome shotgun sequence genomic region, the following are encoded:
- the RTP4 gene encoding receptor-transporting protein 4 — MVVDIQTWEQTFQELIQEAKPWAKWTLKLDGNLQQDCLAHGWKQYQQRAFGWFRCSSCQRSWASAQVQILCHTSWEHWTSQGQVRMRLFGQRCQKCSWSQYEMPEFSSDSTMRILSNLVQHILKKYYGNGTRKSPEMPVILEVSLEGSHDTANCEACTLGICGQGLKSHMTKPSKSLLSHLKTGNSSPGIGAVYIPNQGKNPSAETKEAKGRGYEELGPSQDPAPLTICVFILLLVFIIVKCFTSE, encoded by the exons ATGGTTGTAGATATCCAGACTTGGGAGCAGACATTTCAAGAACTAATCCAAGAGGCAAAACCCTGGGCCAAATGGACACTGAAGTTGGATGGAAACCTTCAGCAAGACTGCCTGGCTCACGGGTGGAAGCAATACCAACAGAGAGCATTTGGCTG GTTCCGGTGTTCTTCCTGCCAGCGAAGCTGGGCTTCTGCCCAGGTGCAGATTCTGTGCCACACGTCCTGGGAGCACTGGACATCTCAGGGCCAGGTGCGCATGAGGCTCTTTGGCCAAAGGTGCCAGAAGTGCTCCTGGTCCCAATATGAGATGCCTGAGTTCTCCTCGGATAGCACCATGAGGATTCTGAGCAACCTGGTGCAGCATATACTGAAGAAATACTATGGAAATGGCACAAGGAAGTCTCCAGAAATGCCAGTAATCCTGGAAGTGTCCCTGGAAGGATCCCATGACACAGCCAATTGTGAGGCATGCACTCTGGGCATCTGTGGACAGGGCTTAAAAAGCCACATGACAAAGCCATCCAAATCCCTACTCTCCCACCTAAAGACTGGGAATTCGTCACCTGGAATTGGTGCTGTATACATCCCAAACCAAGGCAAGAACCCGTCAGCTGAGACAAAAGAGGCTAAGGGGAGAGGGTATGAGGAATTAGGGCCCAGTCAAGACCCAGCTCCATTGACCATCTGTGTCTTTATTTTGCTGCTTGTATTTATTATAGTCAAATGCTTTACATCAGAATGA